A portion of the Cryptomeria japonica chromosome 5, Sugi_1.0, whole genome shotgun sequence genome contains these proteins:
- the LOC131060658 gene encoding large ribosomal subunit protein uL22y encodes MVKYSREPDNSTKSCKARGSDLRVHFKNTRETAQAIKKLPLGKAKRYLEDVLAHKQAIPFRRFCGGVGRTAQAKSRNSNGQGRWPVKSAEFLLGLLKNAESNAEVKGLDVDTLYVTHIQVNQAPKQRRRTYRAHGRINPYMSSPCHIELILSEKEAPVRKEPETQIAPRKSKKAQQLQSGTSS; translated from the exons ATG GTGAAATACTCGAGAGAGCCCGACAATTCCACCAAAT CTTGCAAGGCCAGGGGATCCGACCTTCGAGTTCATTTCAAG AACACAAGGGAAACCGCACAGGCTATTAAGAAGCTTCCTTTAGGCAAGGCGAAGAGGTATCTTGAGGATGTGCTTGCTCACAAGCAAGCAATACCCTTTCGCCGTTTTTGTGGTGGTGTGGGTAGAACAGCCCAAGCGAAGTCACGCAACTCAAATGGTCAGGGTCGCTGGCCTGTTAAATCTGCTGAATTCTTGTTAGGTCTACTAAAAAATGCAGAGAGTAATGCTGAG GTGAAGGGTCTTGACGTGGACACACTTTACGTTACTCACATTCAAGTTAATCAGGCTCCAAAGCAGCGACGTCGAACATATCGTGCCCATGGGAGAATTAATC CTTATATGTCATCACCATGTCACATCGAGTTGATATTGTCTGAGAAAGAGGCACCTGTTAGAAAAGAG CCTGAGACTCAAATTGCTCCGAGGAAGTCAAAGAAAGCCCAACAGCTTCAAAGTGGAACATCATCATGA